A genomic window from Hypomesus transpacificus isolate Combined female chromosome 15, fHypTra1, whole genome shotgun sequence includes:
- the mrm3a gene encoding rRNA methyltransferase 3A, mitochondrial, protein MAAFMRGMSSCILKIERGAVLRRGNDYIVETKRYVRGLRRKPVQVLYPNSEKVPTSQQRLDEISKLAPSMTVGHKKSFKEINVRSNFFAETSNNSIPIKPSDYSTVSDQIDGLRFEKASPGDKRLARLVSVARSRTYRELQGKILLEGRRLICDALAVGANPQMVFFSSVEKLSELPLGKLKRATLVKVKFEDIKIWSDLVAPQGVIAIFSRPDPSRLVFPRDQMGQSVPLSLICDNVRDPGNLGTILRCAAAAGCRDVLLTKGCVDAWEPKVLRSAMGAHFRLPIFPSLDWKDIQKQLPSPVTVHVADNCSGTERAGQEVGDLEVQESKQQLKAGDYGWVSTRPNRKYVRYEDYDSESEQDSDAELSLPKVDTRLYHERWAQSNTALVIGGETHGLSLEALQLAEKTLGQRLFIPVVPWVDSLNSAMAASILLFEGRRQLLDLTETSEKKVKA, encoded by the exons ATGGCTGCCTTCATGAGAGGCATGTCATCCTGTATTCTTAAAATTGAACGAGGTGCAGTTTTGAGAAGAGGAAATGATTACATTGTGGAAACAAAGAGATACGTTCGAGGATTAAGAAGAAAGCCGGTGCAAGTGTTGTATCCAAATAGTGAGAAGGTACCAACATCGCAGCAGAGGTTAGATGAAATTAGCAAGCTGGCTCCATCTATGACTGTGGGGCACAAGAAGAGTTTTAAAGAAATCAATGTGCGTAGCAACTTCTTCGCTGAAACATCCAATAATAGCATCCCCATCAAGCCCTCTGATTACTCAACAGTTTCAGACCAAATTGACGGACTCCGCTTTGAGAAGGCCTCCCCAGGTGATAAAAGGCTGGC GAGGTTGGTGAGCGTTGCTCGCTCCAGGACCTATCGGGAGCTACAGGGTAAGATACTGCTAGAGGGGAGGCGTTTGATTTGTGATGCCTTGGCTGTCGGAGCCAACCCCCAAATGGTTTTCTTCAGCTCTGTGGAGAAACTCAGCGAGCTGCCCTTGGGCAAGCTGAAGAGAGCAACCCTGGTCAAAGTCAAATTTGAGGACATCAAGATCTGGTCTGACCTTGTAGCCCCACAGGGCGTTATAG CCATATTTTCCCGACCAGATCCCTCCCGCCTGGTGTTCCCCAGGGATCAGATGGGAcagtctgtcccactgtctctgATATGTGACAATGTCCGAGACCCTGGGAATCTAGGCACCATCCTCcgctgtgctgctgctgctggctgtcGGGATGTTCTCCTCACCAAGG GCTGTGTGGATGCCTGGGAACCTAAGGTGTTACGGTCAGCTATGGGGGCCCATTTCCGCCTCCCCATCTTTCCTAGCTTGGACTGGAAGGACATTCAGAAACAGCTCCCCAGCCCTGTGACCGTACATGTGGCTGACAACTGCAGTGGCACTGAGAGAGCAGGGCAGGAAGTTGGAGACTTGGAAGTACAGGAATCCAAACAACAGTTAAAAGCAGGGGATTATGGGTGGGTCAGCACCAGACCGAATCGTAAATATGTACGCTACGAGGACTATGACTCAGAGTCTGAGCAGGACTCGGATGCAGAACTTTCACTTCCAAAAGTGGACACTAGGCTGTATCACGAGAGGTGGGCTCAGAGCAACACTGCCCTTGTAATTGGTGGAGAGACGCATGGACTGAGTCTGGAAGCTCTTCAATTGGCTGAGAAAACATTGGGCCAAAGGCTTTTCATCCCTGTGGTTCCTTGGGTGGATAGTCTCAACTCGGCGATGGCAGCCAGCATCCTTCTCTTTGAAGGCAGGAGGCAGCTGTTAGATTTAACAGAGACATCTGAAAAGAAAGTTAAAGCTTGA
- the glod4 gene encoding glyoxalase domain-containing protein 4 isoform X2 — MIGFGAEEDHFVAELTYNYGVGEYRLGNDFLGLTLQSSQAVSNAKRLGWPLSEVGEDLYLAEAPGGYHFYLVDKEQPPNDPVQKVCLAVSDLERSTHYWSSLLGMQVMERNEEKKTVLLGFGDSQCKLELNDIGGKVDHGTAFGRIAFSCPRKQLTDIEALMKKENQKILTPLVSLDTPGKATVEVVILADLDDHEICFVGDEAFRQLSIIDPNGNALLDKAMAEDKSNEWFAKHNKQKASA; from the exons ATGATCGGTTTTGGTGCAGAAGAAGACCATTTTGTGGCTGAACTGACCTACAATTATGGAGTTGGAGAGTATCGACTAGGCAACGATTTCCTG GGGCTCACGCTGCAGTCTAGCCAGGCTGTCAGCAACGCCAAGCGCCTCGGTTGGCCCCTCTCTGAGGTAGGAGAGGATCTCTATCTGGCAGAGGCTCCGGGGGGGTACCACTTCTACCTGGTAGACAAAGAACAGCCTCCCAATG ATCCTGTGCAGAAGGTGTGCCTGGCAGTGTCCGACCTGGAGCGATCCACTCACTACTGGTCTTCCCTTCTGGGAATGCAGGTGATGGAGAGGAACGAGGAGAAAAAAACTGTGCTTTTGGGATTTGGAGACagtcag TGCAAGCTGGAGCTCAATGATATTGGCGGTAAAGTTGATCATGGAACAGCTTTCGGGCGGATTGCCTTTTCATGTCCTCGGAAGCAG TTAACAGACATCGAGGCCCTCATGAAAAAAGAGAACCAGAAAATCCTCACTCCATTGGTCAGCCTTGATACCCCTGGGAAGGCAACAGTAGAAGTGGTCATTTTAGCCGACTTA GATGACCATGAGATATGTTTTGTTGGAGATGAAGCATTCAGACAACTCTCAATAATAGACCCCAATGGAAATGCTTTGCTAGATAAG GCAATGGCTGAAGACAAAAGTAATGAATGGTTTGCCAAACACAACAAGCAGAAAGCCTCTGCATAA
- the glod4 gene encoding glyoxalase domain-containing protein 4 isoform X1 — translation MALRRALHFVFKVGDRGKTATFYRDVLGMKILRHEEFKEGCKATCNGPYDGRWSKTMIGFGAEEDHFVAELTYNYGVGEYRLGNDFLGLTLQSSQAVSNAKRLGWPLSEVGEDLYLAEAPGGYHFYLVDKEQPPNDPVQKVCLAVSDLERSTHYWSSLLGMQVMERNEEKKTVLLGFGDSQCKLELNDIGGKVDHGTAFGRIAFSCPRKQLTDIEALMKKENQKILTPLVSLDTPGKATVEVVILADLDDHEICFVGDEAFRQLSIIDPNGNALLDKAMAEDKSNEWFAKHNKQKASA, via the exons ATGGCTTTACGGCGAGCTCTACATTTCGTTTTTAAAGTGGGGGATAGAGGCAAAACAGCCACTTTCTACCGTGATGTGCTTGGCATGAAG ATTCTCCGTCATGAGGAGTTTAAGGAGGGCTGCAAGGCAACGTGTAATGG cCCTTACGATGGGAGATGGAGCAAGACCATGATCGGTTTTGGTGCAGAAGAAGACCATTTTGTGGCTGAACTGACCTACAATTATGGAGTTGGAGAGTATCGACTAGGCAACGATTTCCTG GGGCTCACGCTGCAGTCTAGCCAGGCTGTCAGCAACGCCAAGCGCCTCGGTTGGCCCCTCTCTGAGGTAGGAGAGGATCTCTATCTGGCAGAGGCTCCGGGGGGGTACCACTTCTACCTGGTAGACAAAGAACAGCCTCCCAATG ATCCTGTGCAGAAGGTGTGCCTGGCAGTGTCCGACCTGGAGCGATCCACTCACTACTGGTCTTCCCTTCTGGGAATGCAGGTGATGGAGAGGAACGAGGAGAAAAAAACTGTGCTTTTGGGATTTGGAGACagtcag TGCAAGCTGGAGCTCAATGATATTGGCGGTAAAGTTGATCATGGAACAGCTTTCGGGCGGATTGCCTTTTCATGTCCTCGGAAGCAG TTAACAGACATCGAGGCCCTCATGAAAAAAGAGAACCAGAAAATCCTCACTCCATTGGTCAGCCTTGATACCCCTGGGAAGGCAACAGTAGAAGTGGTCATTTTAGCCGACTTA GATGACCATGAGATATGTTTTGTTGGAGATGAAGCATTCAGACAACTCTCAATAATAGACCCCAATGGAAATGCTTTGCTAGATAAG GCAATGGCTGAAGACAAAAGTAATGAATGGTTTGCCAAACACAACAAGCAGAAAGCCTCTGCATAA